The following proteins come from a genomic window of Gynuella sunshinyii YC6258:
- a CDS encoding non-ribosomal peptide synthetase, whose product MTQQTRSHEIARRLAALPAEQQQLFRRKLAEQGIDSWQLPIVPMSGQGALSFAQQRFVMAESMSARALYNLCSVLRFDTQLQPERLQQALSRLVQRHSILRTAYHQPEPGQWQAELLDQPWSGLQQQALAAVADDDWVQQRYEAELAEPLDLQQWPFRARLYQDDSGYWLFFTVHHVAFDAWSAQILVTDLCALYEADETLPALPIQYADYAVWQQQWRDGDDYQRQRNYWQQQLDGLPTHLKLTTDYRRQPLHARDFRGDIATLVLDEVLSRPLRQRVRALDSTLFIYLQTAFAWVLSRHSGQLDLCIGSSVANRGRAELATLVGPLLNTLVLRHDLTADPSFQQSLQRSQQLIAAAYDHQDLPFEHLPELLQWRHDPLHSAIIQVMFVHVALPVSQRLTLGTSTADVLQRSHKHARFDLTLRVVETEQREDIHLELEFAAELFSIATVNRWLTQMQQLLQSTLTQPDLTLSQWRFEQDNSRLAGEPLPEKPQDLLARVRQWSQQRPQAIALEAGDEQLSWALLHQRLNELDHWLQRHKLRRGDRLGIALARSPLQVALMLACWRRGIVTVLLDPRQPAQRLNTVLTQADARAVVMAGQLDEVQAVPGLLLKDWPADLDNTDFIPLSCEVDVSAAGDTDADGTGVDTTDEADSADHATAPAYLLFTSGSTGVPKGVVVSRGAVNHYCAAIAQALGDTGHSETRWLTLATTAADLGMTSVLAALYQGQTLLLPPAELAFDPPALAEFLHQRPADCLKITPSHLKGLLSVEAPERILPRQRLILGGEGSDIELIRQIRELAPVLTIINHYGPSETTVGISCTDLSDWHGLSGRAAPLGRPLPGMVVEIRDDHGRPVPRGQAGELYIQGPQLAEGYWQQPQQTDAVFVTDHCGRWYRSGDQVRINDTGDLEFLGRADDQIKHRGYRLELGEVQQWLLSRPEVEQAVVMVRQDHARQLLVAYLQPAELDLETLKQAMQAALPDYMVPDRWCLLDQIGLNDNGKIDRQALPWPLPESKTETSSATLTPAQAELAELWKQILGVETVTSTDDFFALGGDSILSLQLIGLAARQGVRLSPAAVSAHSTLAAMATLWPQPALSTSVETLLELYRDILQQPALDANADFYQVGGDSILSLQLIARARKAGLVISPRQLAQMPTPATLGAWLDQQQRPVSQGTHGTPTSAGTHGTPTSAAAVQGTPTAISDTHWTPTSTVQGTPAVQGTPTAVSDTNGTPTSTTHGAAHGTPTSAAAVQGTPTIADPVDCPLREHAHGTPTSAAAIQGTPTADAHETPTSIAAVQGTIAAVQGTPTIADPVDCPLRADSDQPVPLSPAQKRLWFLQQLEPDSRSYHVTQLFDGQGPVNHQALKLAVNGLLSRHPILRCRMFEADGEVWQQPLADSPEALRIADSGDAKALLDQALARQFDPAAGQLIYVDLIPRERDRWWLLVSLHHLVTDGWSMGLLVQDFLALYQQADSGEVPKPVTARPDFLDWMAWQSRQSGSDQDQQSRQYWLQRLHGMPQELALTTVHPWPDQQTDSGEVWEYRFDDSVTQTLDQCARQLRITPFQLLLAAWRLLLWRYSGQTDFGIGVPVAGRDHPASQQMVGLFVNTLVNRAVIQPDAVFSQWLSQCHEVFQQDLEHQQLPLQSLLEALQPERNLARPPLFQTLFNYQSDYHGQRQMTLPGLQLEAVSAARSAKFELSLNLFRQQHVQMEIEFNSDLFDRPWIDAMAADYLALLQQICEQPDACIDHYQLPSMTVPDNPAAEAIAATEDFLQRFEQQVARQPHATAVVAQVYGDGQMQPISYQDLNRQANQLAHWLLVQGIGAEQTVAFCLPRSHALLVTLLAIQKAGAAYLPLDPDHPPQRLDYILQHAGPALLLTAETLPTTVKSVLWSAAMAEAVTLTDENPVVERHPASLLYCLYTSGSTGKPKGVAVERRQFANFLTAMEQQLPRFQRVLALTTITFDIAGLELCLPLATGATVILAQEDARRDSEALAALIQSWEVDLIQATPSGWRLLHELPADQLAGITALVGGEALDRELARRLSQHCRALFNVYGPTETTVWSTLQVVSGMEDVNLRPLVLIGRALRNNQCYVLDQRLQPVPMGVTGELYIGGAAVTRGYLHQPELTAERFVPNPFDDCGGRLYRTGDLIKTLADGRLYFVGRVDHQVKLRGFRIELGDIESQLLAHPSIAQAAVCVWPQQQQLQAYCVMSPEQDFDPSELHRHLQARLPEYMLPNGYQVLSELPLNASGKVDRKALPEPTRQADSGASQSMLQGASQRLLAQVWQQVLGLAEPGPDSHFFQSGGHSLLAAQVRARLLQQGWSLPLKAMFEHPRLAEMAEHMSAVETHHIPKLSHSGFIPLSHAQRRLWFMQQLEPADASFNMSFAVELHGELSAARLQAAVDAVVAKHDILRVTYHQHEGEPMQRLEPQLRVAVQLQDLHDCPAEAVAERLDQAASEVFDLTRDAPLRVYLYRLGEQRWLCQLIQHHIASDGWSGERLIADLTEAYQQLTTQDQAQLPPLPVQYLDYACWQHSEAVQQQQALGLHWWRENLQGIPAQLALPFDHPRPAQGGNEGDAIVLTLTTSQTEALYALAARYECSLFMVLAAFYSSVIYSESRSQDLVIGTDVANRELPQTEALIGFFVNLIALRFRPRATLTFGDYLQQVKQVCLSGFEHQHVPFERVVEAVRPQRIAGQHPLIQALLVMQNMPAAQQSIEGLTVIPKPGRQRHSKFDMALFASERTEASGRALELRWVYRRSLFEATTITRMSTTLTTLIDQAVQQPQLLSTTPMTALVAASSRTSMNAMESEPMSSESVSSETPPVAAKSAKLSKLSKMKTSRRDHRQPANQAPRIHVAPLSAERPLPLCVENQEPGLDPVAWANGHQQQILSWLEQYGGILFRGFDLPTPVAFEAFCQGMYPELYGRYGDLPKKEVGRNIYQSTPYPNDQMIMFHNESSHQHRWPRRQWFYCEIAAAEGGATPIVDCREVYRRLPVDIRDKLMRKELRYVRNFSNLDVSWQHFFKTDSREAVETICREGGIGFEWYGQDNLRISQNCPAIIRHPVTAEMSFFNQIQLHHVSFLESDVRQYLLAAGGEENLPRNVYYGDGEPLEQSTVDLISELYESCAVRFQWQPGDVVMVDNMLVAHARDPFKGERKMAVAMGDLYQHSDLPAVDGEEC is encoded by the coding sequence GTGACCCAACAGACACGCTCCCACGAAATTGCCCGCCGACTGGCGGCACTGCCGGCAGAACAGCAACAGCTGTTCCGCCGCAAACTGGCCGAACAGGGCATCGACAGCTGGCAGTTGCCGATTGTGCCGATGTCCGGACAGGGCGCTCTGTCATTCGCTCAGCAGCGTTTTGTCATGGCCGAATCCATGAGCGCGCGGGCTCTTTATAACTTATGTTCGGTGCTGCGCTTTGATACACAGCTGCAACCTGAGCGTTTGCAACAGGCACTGAGCCGGCTGGTACAGCGGCACAGCATACTGCGCACTGCCTACCATCAGCCGGAACCCGGTCAATGGCAGGCCGAGCTGCTCGATCAGCCCTGGTCCGGTCTGCAACAGCAGGCTTTGGCTGCGGTTGCCGATGATGACTGGGTGCAACAGCGTTATGAGGCCGAGCTGGCCGAGCCGTTGGACCTGCAACAATGGCCGTTTCGGGCACGCCTGTATCAGGATGACAGCGGCTATTGGCTGTTTTTTACCGTGCATCATGTCGCGTTTGATGCCTGGTCGGCGCAGATACTGGTGACTGACCTTTGTGCGTTGTATGAGGCTGATGAAACTTTGCCGGCACTGCCGATTCAGTATGCTGACTACGCCGTCTGGCAGCAGCAGTGGCGCGATGGTGATGACTATCAGCGCCAGCGAAACTACTGGCAACAACAGCTCGATGGTCTTCCGACACATTTGAAACTGACTACAGACTACCGCCGCCAGCCGCTGCATGCGCGTGATTTTCGTGGCGACATTGCCACTCTGGTCTTGGACGAGGTGCTCAGTCGACCGTTGCGCCAGCGCGTTCGAGCCCTCGACAGCACGTTGTTTATTTATTTGCAGACTGCCTTTGCCTGGGTGTTGTCCCGGCACAGTGGTCAGCTGGATCTGTGTATCGGTTCATCGGTGGCCAATCGCGGCCGGGCAGAGCTGGCAACCCTGGTCGGCCCGTTACTGAATACCCTGGTACTGCGTCATGACCTCACTGCCGATCCATCTTTTCAGCAATCGCTGCAACGCAGCCAGCAATTGATCGCAGCCGCGTATGATCATCAGGATCTGCCGTTCGAACACTTGCCGGAGCTGCTGCAATGGCGTCATGACCCACTGCACTCGGCCATTATTCAGGTGATGTTCGTGCACGTGGCGCTGCCCGTCAGCCAGCGTCTGACTCTGGGTACCAGTACCGCCGATGTGCTACAGCGGAGCCATAAGCATGCCCGCTTTGACCTGACTTTGCGGGTGGTGGAAACCGAACAGCGTGAAGACATCCACCTTGAACTGGAATTTGCCGCAGAACTGTTCAGCATAGCCACTGTCAATCGCTGGCTGACGCAGATGCAGCAGTTGTTGCAGAGCACGCTGACGCAGCCGGATCTGACTTTGTCACAATGGCGCTTCGAACAGGATAACAGCCGGTTGGCAGGCGAGCCGCTACCGGAAAAGCCACAGGATCTGTTGGCGCGGGTGCGGCAGTGGAGTCAACAGCGACCGCAGGCCATCGCCCTGGAAGCCGGCGATGAACAACTGTCCTGGGCTTTGCTGCATCAGCGCTTGAACGAACTCGATCATTGGCTGCAACGGCACAAACTTCGGCGTGGAGATCGCCTCGGCATTGCGCTGGCGCGGTCACCCTTGCAGGTGGCCCTGATGCTGGCGTGCTGGCGGCGTGGCATCGTGACGGTGCTGCTCGATCCGCGCCAGCCGGCGCAGCGTCTGAACACCGTGCTGACCCAGGCCGATGCCCGGGCGGTGGTAATGGCCGGGCAGCTTGATGAGGTGCAGGCGGTGCCGGGTCTGCTGCTCAAAGACTGGCCGGCAGACTTGGATAATACAGATTTTATACCGTTATCTTGTGAGGTGGATGTCTCCGCTGCGGGCGATACTGACGCTGATGGCACTGGCGTTGATACAACGGATGAGGCTGATAGCGCCGATCACGCTACCGCGCCGGCATACCTGTTGTTTACCTCGGGGTCCACGGGTGTTCCCAAAGGCGTAGTGGTGAGTCGCGGTGCGGTCAATCACTATTGCGCAGCCATCGCTCAGGCTCTGGGTGATACCGGCCATTCTGAAACCCGTTGGCTGACTTTGGCCACCACCGCTGCGGATCTGGGTATGACCTCGGTGCTCGCAGCGCTGTATCAAGGACAGACATTATTGCTGCCGCCTGCTGAGCTGGCCTTTGATCCGCCGGCATTGGCGGAATTTCTGCATCAGCGACCTGCTGACTGCCTCAAAATCACGCCATCGCATTTAAAAGGGCTGCTCAGTGTCGAAGCACCGGAGCGGATATTGCCACGCCAGCGGCTGATTCTGGGTGGTGAGGGCAGTGATATCGAACTGATCCGGCAGATCCGCGAACTGGCCCCGGTGCTGACGATTATCAACCATTACGGTCCCTCGGAAACCACGGTTGGCATCAGCTGTACCGATCTGAGTGACTGGCATGGCCTTTCCGGGCGCGCCGCACCGCTCGGACGGCCGCTGCCAGGTATGGTGGTGGAGATTCGTGATGACCATGGCCGGCCAGTGCCGCGAGGGCAGGCGGGTGAGCTTTATATCCAGGGACCACAACTGGCTGAGGGCTACTGGCAGCAACCGCAACAGACCGACGCAGTGTTTGTGACTGACCACTGCGGACGCTGGTATCGCAGCGGTGATCAGGTACGTATCAATGATACCGGAGACCTGGAATTTCTCGGGCGGGCGGACGACCAGATCAAACATCGCGGCTACCGGCTGGAGCTTGGCGAAGTACAGCAATGGCTGCTGTCACGGCCTGAGGTAGAGCAAGCGGTGGTTATGGTCCGGCAGGACCATGCCCGGCAGCTGCTGGTGGCCTATCTACAGCCGGCAGAACTGGATCTGGAAACTCTTAAACAGGCCATGCAGGCAGCACTGCCTGATTACATGGTACCGGACCGCTGGTGTCTGCTTGACCAGATCGGCCTGAACGATAACGGTAAAATCGACCGTCAGGCCTTGCCATGGCCACTGCCCGAATCGAAGACCGAAACCTCATCGGCGACACTGACACCGGCACAGGCCGAACTTGCCGAACTCTGGAAACAGATATTGGGCGTGGAGACAGTGACCTCCACCGATGATTTTTTTGCCCTTGGCGGCGACTCCATTCTGAGTCTGCAACTGATTGGCCTTGCTGCCAGACAGGGGGTTCGACTCTCGCCGGCAGCCGTCAGCGCCCATTCGACCCTGGCAGCGATGGCAACCCTGTGGCCGCAACCGGCATTATCTACCAGCGTTGAAACCTTGTTGGAACTGTATCGGGACATCCTGCAACAGCCAGCGTTGGACGCCAACGCCGACTTTTATCAGGTCGGTGGCGATTCCATCCTGAGCCTGCAACTGATCGCCCGTGCCCGCAAAGCCGGGTTGGTCATCAGCCCAAGACAACTGGCCCAAATGCCAACCCCCGCAACCCTCGGCGCCTGGCTGGATCAACAACAACGCCCAGTCAGTCAAGGCACTCATGGGACACCCACTTCGGCAGGCACTCATGGGACACCCACTTCGGCAGCCGCCGTTCAGGGGACACCCACTGCAATTTCAGATACTCATTGGACACCCACTTCTACCGTTCAGGGGACACCCGCCGTTCAGGGGACACCCACTGCAGTTTCAGATACTAATGGGACACCCACTTCTACCACTCATGGTGCTGCTCATGGGACACCCACTTCAGCAGCTGCCGTTCAGGGGACACCCACCATAGCGGACCCGGTCGATTGCCCGCTGCGGGAACATGCTCATGGGACACCCACTTCAGCAGCCGCCATTCAGGGGACACCCACCGCAGATGCTCATGAGACACCCACTTCAATAGCTGCCGTTCAGGGGACAATAGCTGCCGTTCAGGGGACACCCACCATAGCGGACCCGGTCGACTGCCCGCTGCGGGCGGATTCTGATCAGCCGGTGCCGTTGTCGCCGGCGCAGAAGCGGTTGTGGTTTTTGCAGCAACTGGAGCCGGATAGCCGCAGTTATCATGTGACCCAGTTGTTTGACGGGCAGGGACCGGTCAATCATCAGGCGCTGAAACTGGCGGTGAATGGTTTACTGAGCCGGCATCCGATTCTGCGTTGCCGGATGTTTGAGGCAGATGGCGAGGTCTGGCAGCAACCGCTGGCTGATTCGCCCGAGGCTTTGCGGATAGCCGATTCCGGTGATGCCAAAGCTTTGTTGGATCAGGCTTTAGCCCGGCAGTTTGATCCGGCGGCTGGCCAGTTGATCTACGTTGATCTGATTCCGCGTGAACGGGATCGGTGGTGGTTGCTGGTCAGTCTGCATCATCTGGTGACCGATGGTTGGTCCATGGGATTGCTGGTGCAGGATTTTCTGGCTTTGTATCAACAGGCGGACAGTGGCGAGGTGCCAAAACCAGTCACCGCTCGACCGGATTTTCTCGATTGGATGGCCTGGCAGTCACGCCAGAGCGGCAGTGATCAGGATCAGCAGTCGCGGCAATACTGGCTCCAGCGCCTTCACGGCATGCCGCAGGAGCTGGCGTTGACGACGGTCCATCCCTGGCCGGATCAGCAGACCGATTCGGGTGAGGTCTGGGAGTATCGTTTTGATGACTCCGTTACCCAGACCCTCGATCAATGCGCCAGACAGTTGCGGATCACGCCGTTTCAGCTGCTGCTGGCAGCCTGGCGGTTGTTGTTGTGGCGCTACAGCGGACAGACCGATTTTGGCATCGGTGTGCCGGTGGCGGGCCGTGATCATCCGGCCAGTCAGCAGATGGTCGGATTGTTTGTGAATACTCTGGTTAATCGTGCAGTGATTCAGCCGGATGCGGTCTTCAGCCAGTGGCTGTCTCAGTGCCATGAGGTGTTTCAGCAGGATCTCGAACATCAGCAGTTGCCGTTGCAGTCATTGCTGGAGGCATTGCAGCCGGAACGCAATCTGGCCCGGCCGCCATTGTTTCAGACGTTGTTTAATTATCAGTCCGACTATCACGGGCAACGGCAGATGACGTTGCCGGGCCTGCAATTAGAGGCGGTGAGTGCCGCTCGCAGTGCCAAATTCGAATTAAGCCTGAATCTGTTCCGTCAGCAGCATGTGCAGATGGAGATAGAGTTCAACAGCGATCTGTTTGACCGGCCCTGGATCGATGCCATGGCGGCGGATTATCTCGCCCTGCTGCAACAGATCTGTGAGCAGCCTGATGCCTGTATCGATCATTATCAGTTGCCGTCCATGACGGTGCCTGACAATCCTGCTGCTGAAGCCATTGCCGCGACTGAGGATTTTCTGCAGCGGTTTGAGCAGCAGGTAGCACGACAACCCCATGCCACGGCCGTGGTGGCGCAGGTTTATGGCGACGGGCAGATGCAGCCCATCAGTTATCAGGATCTCAATCGCCAGGCCAATCAGCTGGCTCATTGGCTGTTGGTGCAGGGAATCGGAGCGGAGCAGACCGTAGCGTTCTGTCTGCCACGCAGTCATGCATTGCTGGTGACTTTGCTGGCGATTCAGAAGGCCGGGGCGGCTTATTTGCCCCTCGATCCCGATCATCCACCGCAACGGCTCGATTATATTCTGCAACACGCCGGCCCGGCGCTGTTGTTAACGGCTGAAACGCTGCCGACAACGGTCAAATCGGTGCTCTGGTCTGCGGCCATGGCCGAAGCCGTGACCCTGACGGATGAAAATCCGGTGGTTGAACGTCATCCGGCCAGTTTGTTGTATTGCCTGTATACCTCCGGTTCGACCGGCAAACCCAAGGGCGTGGCGGTGGAGCGGCGGCAGTTTGCCAATTTCCTGACCGCCATGGAGCAGCAATTGCCCCGGTTTCAGCGGGTTCTGGCATTGACGACTATTACCTTTGATATCGCCGGGCTGGAATTGTGTCTGCCACTGGCGACCGGTGCCACGGTGATTCTGGCACAGGAAGATGCCCGTCGTGACAGCGAAGCTCTGGCCGCATTGATTCAGAGCTGGGAAGTGGATCTGATTCAGGCGACCCCCTCGGGCTGGCGATTATTGCATGAATTGCCGGCCGATCAGCTGGCGGGAATTACCGCGCTGGTGGGCGGAGAGGCATTGGACCGGGAACTGGCACGGCGACTGAGTCAGCATTGCCGGGCCTTGTTTAATGTATACGGGCCGACCGAAACCACCGTATGGTCGACGTTGCAGGTGGTTTCCGGCATGGAGGATGTGAACCTCCGGCCGTTGGTACTCATTGGCAGGGCGTTGCGCAATAACCAGTGTTACGTGCTGGATCAGCGTTTGCAGCCGGTGCCGATGGGGGTGACCGGGGAGTTGTATATCGGTGGCGCTGCGGTGACCCGGGGCTATCTGCATCAGCCGGAGCTGACCGCTGAGCGGTTTGTGCCAAATCCTTTTGATGACTGTGGCGGGCGGCTGTATCGCACCGGTGATCTGATCAAAACGCTGGCCGACGGACGCTTGTATTTTGTCGGCCGGGTGGATCATCAGGTGAAACTGCGGGGCTTTCGGATTGAACTCGGTGACATCGAAAGCCAGTTGCTGGCGCACCCGTCGATTGCTCAGGCGGCGGTCTGTGTCTGGCCGCAGCAGCAACAGTTGCAGGCGTATTGTGTCATGTCGCCGGAGCAGGATTTCGATCCTTCAGAACTGCATCGCCACTTGCAGGCCCGGCTGCCTGAATACATGTTGCCCAATGGTTATCAGGTGTTGTCCGAACTGCCTCTGAACGCCAGTGGCAAAGTGGACCGCAAAGCGCTGCCGGAGCCCACCCGGCAAGCGGATTCCGGGGCGTCTCAGAGCATGTTGCAGGGCGCTTCCCAGCGCTTGCTGGCACAGGTCTGGCAGCAGGTATTGGGTCTCGCGGAACCGGGGCCGGACAGTCATTTCTTTCAATCCGGTGGACATTCACTGCTGGCGGCCCAGGTCCGTGCGCGATTGCTGCAACAAGGCTGGTCGTTACCGTTGAAGGCGATGTTTGAACACCCGCGGCTGGCGGAGATGGCTGAGCATATGAGCGCTGTCGAGACTCATCATATTCCGAAGCTGTCCCATTCCGGATTTATACCGTTATCTCATGCGCAGCGGCGCTTGTGGTTTATGCAGCAGCTGGAGCCGGCGGATGCCAGTTTTAATATGAGTTTTGCCGTTGAGTTGCACGGCGAGCTGTCAGCGGCACGGTTACAGGCGGCGGTTGATGCGGTGGTGGCGAAGCATGACATTCTGCGGGTGACTTATCACCAGCACGAGGGCGAGCCGATGCAGCGGCTGGAGCCGCAACTGCGGGTGGCTGTCCAGTTACAGGATTTGCACGACTGCCCAGCCGAGGCTGTGGCGGAGCGATTGGATCAGGCGGCCTCCGAGGTGTTTGATCTGACCCGTGATGCGCCATTGCGGGTGTATCTGTATCGACTCGGGGAGCAGCGCTGGCTGTGTCAGTTGATCCAGCATCATATTGCGTCCGACGGCTGGTCCGGCGAGCGTCTGATCGCTGATCTGACCGAAGCCTATCAGCAGCTGACGACTCAGGATCAGGCGCAGCTGCCACCGTTACCGGTGCAGTATCTGGATTATGCCTGCTGGCAGCACAGCGAGGCAGTCCAGCAGCAACAGGCTCTTGGATTGCACTGGTGGCGGGAGAATCTGCAAGGGATTCCAGCGCAGCTGGCGCTGCCGTTCGATCATCCACGGCCGGCTCAGGGGGGCAATGAAGGCGACGCCATCGTGCTGACGCTGACGACCTCGCAGACCGAAGCCCTGTATGCCCTGGCAGCTCGCTACGAGTGTTCATTGTTCATGGTGCTGGCGGCGTTTTACAGCAGCGTGATTTACAGCGAGAGCCGAAGCCAGGATCTGGTCATCGGCACCGATGTCGCCAACCGTGAGTTGCCGCAGACCGAGGCGCTGATCGGGTTTTTTGTCAACCTGATTGCCTTGCGTTTCCGGCCCCGGGCGACGTTGACCTTTGGCGATTATCTGCAACAAGTGAAACAGGTCTGTCTGTCCGGTTTTGAGCATCAGCATGTGCCGTTCGAGCGGGTGGTGGAAGCCGTTCGCCCGCAGCGCATTGCTGGTCAGCATCCGTTGATTCAGGCCTTACTGGTGATGCAGAACATGCCAGCGGCGCAGCAGTCCATCGAGGGACTGACGGTTATCCCCAAACCCGGCCGCCAGCGTCATTCCAAATTTGATATGGCGTTATTTGCCAGCGAACGGACTGAAGCGTCCGGGCGTGCCCTGGAACTCCGCTGGGTCTATCGCCGCAGCCTGTTTGAGGCGACCACGATCACCCGCATGAGTACCACTCTGACGACTCTTATTGATCAGGCTGTGCAGCAGCCACAACTGTTATCAACCACTCCGATGACTGCCCTGGTGGCGGCATCGAGTCGTACATCAATGAATGCTATGGAATCTGAACCCATGTCTAGTGAATCCGTTTCCTCTGAAACACCGCCGGTAGCGGCCAAGTCAGCCAAGCTGAGCAAACTCAGCAAAATGAAAACCAGCCGTCGCGACCATCGTCAGCCGGCAAATCAGGCTCCGCGCATCCATGTTGCACCGTTGTCCGCTGAACGGCCGTTGCCGTTGTGTGTGGAAAATCAGGAGCCAGGGCTGGACCCGGTGGCCTGGGCCAATGGCCATCAGCAGCAGATACTGAGCTGGCTGGAGCAATATGGCGGCATTCTGTTTCGTGGTTTTGATCTGCCGACGCCGGTGGCGTTTGAGGCCTTCTGTCAGGGGATGTATCCAGAGCTGTATGGCCGCTACGGAGATCTGCCGAAAAAAGAAGTGGGGCGGAACATTTATCAGTCCACGCCGTATCCGAATGATCAGATGATCATGTTTCACAACGAAAGCTCTCACCAGCACCGTTGGCCACGGCGGCAGTGGTTTTATTGCGAAATCGCCGCAGCAGAAGGCGGTGCCACGCCGATTGTCGATTGTCGGGAAGTTTATCGCCGGCTACCGGTGGATATCCGCGACAAGCTGATGCGCAAGGAACTCCGGTATGTGCGTAATTTCAGCAACCTGGATGTCAGCTGGCAGCATTTTTTCAAAACTGATAGCCGTGAAGCGGTAGAGACCATCTGCCGTGAAGGTGGTATCGGCTTTGAATGGTACGGCCAGGACAATCTGCGTATCAGTCAGAACTGTCCGGCCATTATCCGTCATCCGGTGACCGCTGAAATGAGCTTCTTCAATCAGATCCAGTTACATCACGTCAGTTTTCTGGAGTCGGACGTACGCCAGTATCTGCTGGCTGCCGGAGGCGAGGAGAACCTGCCCCGTAACGTTTATTACGGTGATGGTGAGCCCTTGGAGCAGAGCACGGTTGATCTCATCAGTGAGCTGTACGAATCCTGTGCTGTGCGTTTTCAGTGGCAACCAGGTGATGTGGTCATGGTTGATAACATGCTGGTGGCCCATGCCCGCGATCCATTCAAGGGCGAACGCAAAATGGCCGTGGCCATGGGGGATCTGTATCAGCACAGTGATCTGCCGGCGGTTGACGGGGAGGAATGCTGA